One Stenotrophomonas oahuensis genomic region harbors:
- a CDS encoding cytochrome ubiquinol oxidase subunit I, which translates to MDALLLSRIQFGFVISFHVLFPAFTIGTASWLAFVEGQWLRTGKPVWRELYFFWQKIFAVSFGMGVVSGIVMAFQFGTNWPRLSEVAGSVIGPLLTYEVLTAFFLEASFLGVMMFGWGKVSPRLHFFSTCMVALGTLFSTFWILSSNSWLQTPSGFELVDGIVHPLNWWQVVFNPSFPYRLAHMALGSFITTCFVIGGIGAWYLRRGTHVEAGRTMLLAAVAFAALTVPVQIFVGDMHGLNTLKHQPMKIAAVEAHWHAEGEGEGVPLVVFAVPNQKEERNDFEIAIPRLGSLILTHSLDGTFDPLTSVPVSERPPVLPVFFAFRIMVGLGTLMLLLAWVSAFQWWRGRLLTSPWLLRGWNWMLPGGFIALVSGWFVTEMGRQPWVVYGVLRTADAVGPQSAWMTALSLGIYIVGYAFVFGWGIWYLVKIIRTGPKPHDHQPPIEDGSHTPARPLSGTDEPLEGR; encoded by the coding sequence GTGGACGCGTTGTTGTTGTCGCGGATCCAGTTCGGATTCGTCATCAGTTTCCATGTGCTGTTCCCCGCCTTCACCATCGGCACCGCCAGCTGGCTGGCGTTCGTCGAGGGCCAATGGCTGCGCACCGGCAAGCCGGTCTGGCGCGAGCTGTACTTCTTCTGGCAGAAGATCTTCGCGGTGTCGTTCGGCATGGGCGTGGTCAGCGGCATCGTCATGGCCTTCCAGTTCGGCACCAACTGGCCGCGCCTCAGCGAAGTGGCCGGCAGCGTGATCGGCCCACTGCTCACCTACGAGGTGCTGACCGCGTTCTTCCTGGAAGCCAGCTTCCTTGGCGTGATGATGTTCGGCTGGGGCAAGGTCTCGCCCAGGCTGCATTTCTTCTCCACCTGCATGGTGGCGCTGGGCACGCTGTTCTCCACCTTCTGGATCCTGTCGTCCAACAGCTGGCTGCAGACCCCGTCCGGTTTCGAGCTTGTGGACGGCATCGTGCACCCGCTGAACTGGTGGCAGGTGGTATTCAACCCGTCCTTCCCGTACCGCCTGGCGCACATGGCGCTGGGCTCGTTCATCACCACCTGCTTCGTGATCGGCGGCATCGGCGCGTGGTACCTGCGCCGCGGCACCCATGTGGAAGCCGGGCGCACCATGCTGCTGGCGGCGGTGGCGTTTGCCGCGCTGACCGTGCCGGTGCAGATCTTCGTCGGCGACATGCATGGCCTGAACACGCTCAAGCATCAGCCGATGAAGATCGCGGCGGTGGAAGCGCACTGGCATGCAGAAGGCGAAGGCGAGGGCGTGCCGCTGGTGGTGTTCGCGGTGCCCAACCAGAAGGAAGAGCGCAACGACTTCGAGATCGCCATTCCGCGCCTGGGCAGCCTGATCCTGACCCACTCGCTGGACGGCACGTTTGATCCGCTGACCTCGGTCCCGGTTAGCGAGCGGCCGCCGGTGCTGCCGGTGTTCTTCGCGTTCCGCATCATGGTCGGGCTGGGCACGCTGATGCTGCTGCTGGCCTGGGTTTCGGCCTTCCAGTGGTGGCGCGGCAGGCTGCTGACGTCACCGTGGCTGCTGCGTGGCTGGAACTGGATGCTGCCCGGCGGCTTCATCGCCCTCGTGTCCGGCTGGTTCGTCACCGAGATGGGCCGCCAGCCCTGGGTGGTGTACGGGGTGCTGCGCACCGCCGACGCGGTCGGGCCGCAGAGCGCGTGGATGACCGCGTTGTCGCTGGGCATCTACATTGTCGGCTACGCCTTCGTGTTCGGCTGGGGCATCTGGTACCTGGTCAAGATCATCCGCACCGGACCGAAGCCGCACGACCACCAGCCGCCCATCGAGGACGGCAGCCACACCCCGGCGCGTCCGCTGTCGGGCACCGATGAACCGCTGGAGGGTCGCTGA
- a CDS encoding AMP-binding protein: MAEWIALSQLVLQPRPERIVGIAADGTPVTHPQFRQQVLRWQQAFARAPGQDWALYFDDTLAFAAALLGAWHAGKRVVLGGDNLPATLDALRPQVQGFAGDLPAGEAPLQADAEIAADLTLQPLDVAELELVVFTSGSTGAPTAIHKRLQQLTAEVDALQAAFGARLDGAQVHGTVSHQHIYGLLFRVLWPLSAGRVIQPRRFFHEDLVTALAQHDALLVATPAHLKRLPEQLDWQALGGRLRAVFSSGGPLPSDAALQVRALLGVAPTEVFGSSETGGIAWRQWSAEQPQWHPLPGVEWQIQDGALAVRSPHLADSDWWQTQDRVQADTGNSFRLQGRADRIVKIEERRVSLDALEQQLRAHPDVQDVRVLVLPGAREQLAAVVVPNPPGAAHWTDTQRRQQAQRLSIHLASSHDAVTRPRRWRFVDELPFNAQGKTTAAALAALFRPLMPVAQWQQRDAQAATLHLPLDADLIAFDGHFPQAKILPGVVQLDWAIHYGREVFAMPPRFARMDALKFQHVARPGDVLQLTLGWDAEKSVMSFRYVSDHGVHASGRVVFADA, from the coding sequence ATGGCTGAGTGGATCGCTTTGTCGCAGCTGGTGCTGCAGCCGCGCCCGGAGCGCATCGTCGGTATTGCCGCCGATGGCACGCCGGTGACCCACCCGCAGTTCCGCCAGCAGGTGCTGCGCTGGCAGCAGGCGTTCGCGCGTGCCCCCGGCCAGGACTGGGCGCTGTATTTCGATGACACCCTGGCCTTTGCCGCGGCGCTGCTCGGGGCCTGGCACGCCGGCAAGCGGGTGGTCCTGGGCGGCGACAACCTGCCTGCCACGCTCGACGCGCTGCGCCCGCAGGTGCAGGGCTTCGCCGGTGACCTGCCCGCCGGCGAAGCCCCGTTGCAGGCCGACGCCGAGATCGCGGCCGACCTCACGCTGCAGCCTCTGGATGTCGCTGAGCTGGAGCTGGTGGTGTTCACCTCCGGCAGCACCGGCGCACCCACCGCGATCCACAAGCGCCTGCAGCAGCTTACCGCTGAAGTCGACGCGCTGCAGGCCGCCTTTGGCGCACGGCTGGACGGCGCGCAGGTGCATGGCACGGTCTCGCACCAGCACATCTATGGCCTGCTGTTCCGCGTGCTGTGGCCGCTGTCGGCAGGCCGCGTGATCCAGCCGCGCCGCTTCTTCCATGAAGACCTGGTCACCGCGCTGGCGCAGCACGACGCGCTGCTGGTGGCGACGCCGGCGCACCTCAAGCGCCTGCCGGAACAGCTGGACTGGCAGGCCCTGGGTGGTCGCCTGCGCGCGGTGTTTTCGTCCGGCGGTCCGCTGCCCAGCGATGCTGCCCTGCAGGTGCGCGCGCTGCTCGGCGTGGCCCCGACCGAGGTGTTCGGCAGCAGCGAGACCGGCGGCATTGCCTGGCGCCAGTGGAGCGCCGAGCAGCCGCAATGGCATCCGCTGCCGGGCGTGGAATGGCAGATCCAGGACGGCGCGCTGGCCGTGCGTTCGCCGCATCTGGCCGATAGCGACTGGTGGCAGACCCAGGACCGGGTCCAGGCCGACACCGGCAACAGCTTCCGCCTGCAGGGACGCGCCGACCGCATCGTCAAGATCGAAGAGCGCCGGGTGTCTCTGGACGCGCTGGAACAACAGCTGCGTGCCCACCCCGACGTGCAGGACGTGCGCGTGCTGGTGCTGCCGGGTGCACGCGAGCAGCTCGCTGCCGTGGTGGTGCCTAATCCGCCCGGTGCCGCGCACTGGACCGACACCCAGCGGCGTCAGCAGGCACAGCGGCTCAGTATCCATCTGGCGAGCAGCCATGATGCGGTAACCCGTCCGCGCCGTTGGCGGTTCGTCGACGAACTGCCGTTCAACGCACAGGGCAAGACCACCGCCGCCGCGCTGGCCGCGTTGTTCCGCCCGCTGATGCCGGTGGCGCAGTGGCAGCAGCGTGATGCGCAGGCGGCAACGCTGCACCTGCCGCTGGACGCCGATCTGATCGCCTTCGATGGACATTTCCCGCAGGCGAAGATTCTGCCCGGCGTGGTTCAGCTGGACTGGGCCATCCATTACGGGCGTGAAGTATTTGCCATGCCGCCGCGCTTCGCGCGCATGGACGCGCTGAAGTTCCAGCATGTGGCCCGCCCCGGCGATGTGCTGCAGCTCACCCTGGGCTGGGATGCCGAGAAGTCGGTGATGAGCTTCCGTTATGTCTCCGATCATGGCGTGCATGCCAGCGGTCGGGTGGTGTTCGCGGATGCGTGA
- a CDS encoding beta-ketoacyl synthase chain length factor, producing the protein MIEFSVVDWSAWAPGLTTKSDWQQWAAAPHLPVGDDTPALPEVPPMQRRRIERLGRMAIQAACWCEQPDDGGQVPLVFASRHGDVARSMELLDTLRQDAAMSPTAFGLSVHNAVAALYSIARGQRGNYLALAGGRATVEAACVEAFGLLADGAEEVRVVTYESPLPAVYASFADEPDPYFAWCWRLARADRPGTRLSLGWSGAGAVPDSPAGALPHSLELMRFLLAGDPALVFQADGQPWIWQRHG; encoded by the coding sequence ATGATTGAGTTTTCTGTTGTGGATTGGTCGGCCTGGGCACCGGGCCTGACCACGAAATCGGACTGGCAGCAGTGGGCCGCCGCGCCGCACCTGCCGGTCGGTGACGACACCCCGGCGCTGCCGGAAGTGCCGCCCATGCAGCGCCGCCGTATCGAACGGCTGGGGCGCATGGCGATCCAGGCCGCCTGCTGGTGCGAGCAGCCCGACGACGGCGGCCAGGTGCCGCTGGTGTTCGCCTCGCGCCATGGCGACGTGGCCCGTTCCATGGAACTGCTCGACACCCTGCGCCAGGACGCGGCGATGTCGCCCACGGCGTTTGGCCTGTCGGTGCACAACGCGGTGGCCGCGCTGTACTCCATCGCCCGTGGCCAGCGCGGCAACTACCTGGCCCTGGCCGGTGGTCGCGCGACGGTCGAGGCTGCCTGCGTGGAGGCCTTCGGGCTGCTCGCCGACGGAGCCGAGGAAGTGCGCGTGGTGACCTATGAGTCGCCGCTGCCGGCGGTATATGCCAGCTTCGCCGACGAACCCGACCCGTACTTCGCCTGGTGCTGGCGGCTGGCCCGTGCCGATCGCCCGGGGACCCGGCTGTCGCTGGGCTGGAGCGGTGCCGGTGCGGTTCCCGACTCCCCGGCCGGCGCGTTGCCGCACAGCCTGGAGCTGATGCGCTTCCTGCTGGCCGGCGACCCGGCGCTGGTGTTCCAGGCCGATGGCCAGCCGTGGATCTGGCAGCGCCATGGCTGA
- a CDS encoding pteridine-dependent deoxygenase: MSSTIHSAAAAPALISSPAPASFRARYAPAHERDAAFADPQTLAVFGFGTAHTTCADPRWLQVPLDEHGPAQIEIWQGAAPVQTGVDGTVRWSHDGSVLFGAIEIEEPGSDIEAAAADAYATLSTFLTKCGFPHLLRMWNYLDAVTEGEGDAERYRRFCVGRVRGLQSLDEAALPAATCIGRFDGVRRLQVYWLSAREAGTPLENPRQVSAFRYPRQYGPQSPSFSRALLPPAATGLPLLQSGTAAIVGHVSQHTGSWQEQLEETLTNLQSLVDTARVQRPDLPAQLGAGSVLKVYVRDAVNLAAVAARMAQLPGSPPHVVLHAEVCRAELLVEIEGMHG; the protein is encoded by the coding sequence ATGAGCAGCACGATCCACAGCGCAGCGGCCGCACCGGCCTTGATCTCATCGCCGGCCCCCGCGTCGTTCCGTGCCCGCTATGCCCCTGCCCATGAACGCGATGCCGCGTTTGCCGACCCGCAGACGCTGGCGGTGTTTGGCTTCGGCACCGCTCACACCACCTGCGCTGACCCGCGCTGGCTGCAGGTGCCGCTGGACGAGCACGGCCCCGCGCAGATCGAGATCTGGCAGGGGGCGGCCCCGGTTCAAACCGGGGTGGACGGCACGGTGCGCTGGTCGCATGACGGCAGTGTGCTGTTTGGTGCGATCGAAATAGAAGAACCCGGTTCCGATATTGAAGCGGCCGCGGCAGATGCCTACGCCACGTTGAGTACATTCCTTACAAAGTGCGGCTTCCCGCACCTGCTGCGGATGTGGAACTACCTGGATGCGGTGACCGAGGGCGAGGGCGATGCCGAGCGCTACCGGCGCTTCTGCGTGGGCCGCGTGCGCGGGCTGCAGTCGCTGGACGAAGCCGCGTTGCCGGCGGCGACCTGCATTGGCCGTTTCGACGGCGTGCGCCGCCTGCAGGTGTACTGGCTGAGCGCGCGCGAGGCCGGCACCCCGCTGGAGAACCCGCGCCAGGTCAGCGCCTTCCGTTACCCGCGCCAGTACGGCCCGCAGTCGCCCAGCTTCTCGCGGGCGCTGCTGCCGCCGGCCGCGACCGGCCTGCCGCTGCTGCAGTCGGGCACCGCGGCGATTGTCGGGCATGTCTCGCAGCACACCGGGTCCTGGCAGGAACAGCTGGAAGAGACGCTGACCAACCTGCAGAGCCTGGTGGACACCGCGCGGGTGCAGCGTCCGGACCTGCCGGCGCAGCTGGGTGCGGGATCGGTGCTCAAGGTCTATGTGCGCGACGCGGTCAACCTGGCGGCAGTGGCCGCGCGGATGGCGCAGCTGCCGGGATCACCGCCGCATGTGGTGCTGCACGCCGAGGTCTGCCGGGCCGAGCTGCTGGTCGAGATCGAAGGCATGCACGGCTGA
- a CDS encoding phosphopantetheine-binding protein — MQALEHEIKELIISSLSLEDIAPEDIDSQAPLFVEGLGLDSIDALELGLALQKKYGVSLSADSEETRRHFSSVRALSEFVAARQPS, encoded by the coding sequence GTGCAGGCACTTGAGCACGAGATCAAGGAATTGATCATTTCATCGCTTTCATTGGAAGACATCGCTCCGGAAGACATCGATTCCCAGGCCCCCCTGTTTGTGGAAGGGCTGGGGTTGGACTCCATCGATGCGCTTGAACTGGGTCTTGCCCTGCAGAAGAAGTATGGCGTCAGCCTGTCTGCGGATTCGGAAGAAACCCGTCGTCATTTTTCCAGCGTGCGCGCGTTGAGCGAGTTTGTCGCCGCACGCCAGCCGTCGTAA
- the cydB gene encoding cytochrome d ubiquinol oxidase subunit II, producing MEMTTWLPVAWFAVIGFGVLMYVVLDGFVLGIGILAPMAESEEQLDVMMNTAAPIWDGNETWLVLGGAGLMAAFPKAYAALLSALYLPVLLLVVALVFRGVAFEFRFKAHRSRRLWSVAFGLGSLLAAFAQGVILGALVQGLDLVDGRYVGGAFGWFSPFSMLTGVAVVFGYALLGSTWLILKTEGREQAVARTLTRPLVVAVVAFMGLVSTWLPFLQSRVMERWFADGNFWWLSPVPLLTLAVAVALWRSAVHPRRDLPPFLLTLALFVLGFVGLVLGMWPYLLPPSLTLWQAAAPASSLGFSLVGLVVLLPVILGYTAWSYRVFRGKVTAGTGYH from the coding sequence ATGGAGATGACAACCTGGCTGCCGGTGGCGTGGTTCGCGGTGATCGGCTTTGGTGTGCTGATGTACGTGGTGCTGGACGGCTTCGTGCTGGGCATCGGCATCCTTGCGCCGATGGCCGAAAGCGAGGAACAGCTGGATGTGATGATGAACACCGCCGCACCTATCTGGGACGGCAATGAAACCTGGCTGGTGCTCGGCGGAGCCGGGCTGATGGCCGCATTCCCGAAGGCGTACGCGGCGCTGCTGTCGGCGCTGTATCTGCCGGTGCTGCTGCTGGTGGTGGCGCTGGTGTTCCGTGGAGTGGCATTTGAATTCCGCTTCAAGGCGCACCGTTCGCGGCGGCTGTGGAGCGTGGCGTTCGGGCTGGGTTCGCTGCTGGCGGCGTTTGCGCAGGGCGTGATCCTGGGCGCGCTGGTGCAGGGGTTGGACCTGGTCGACGGTCGCTATGTGGGCGGGGCGTTCGGCTGGTTCAGCCCGTTCTCGATGCTGACCGGCGTGGCGGTGGTATTCGGCTATGCGCTGCTGGGCAGCACCTGGTTGATTCTGAAGACCGAGGGGCGCGAGCAGGCAGTGGCGCGCACGCTGACCCGCCCGCTGGTGGTGGCGGTGGTCGCGTTCATGGGGCTGGTCAGCACCTGGCTGCCGTTCCTGCAGTCGCGGGTGATGGAGCGCTGGTTTGCCGACGGCAATTTCTGGTGGTTGTCACCGGTGCCGCTGCTGACCCTGGCGGTCGCGGTGGCACTGTGGCGCAGCGCGGTCCATCCGCGTCGTGACCTGCCGCCGTTCCTGCTGACACTGGCCTTGTTCGTGCTGGGCTTCGTCGGCCTGGTGCTGGGCATGTGGCCGTACCTGCTGCCACCCAGCCTGACCCTGTGGCAGGCCGCCGCGCCGGCGTCCTCACTGGGCTTCAGCCTGGTCGGGCTGGTGGTGCTGCTGCCGGTGATCCTGGGCTATACGGCGTGGTCGTACCGGGTGTTCCGGGGAAAAGTCACCGCCGGTACTGGATATCATTGA
- a CDS encoding acyl carrier protein: MTKNELFDRIVKILKDSFEIEPVRITPEARLYDDLDIDSIDAVDLIVQLKPLLGRNLQPEAFKSVRTVQDIVDVVHGLMPGQAAA; the protein is encoded by the coding sequence ATGACCAAGAACGAACTTTTCGACCGTATCGTCAAGATCCTCAAGGACAGCTTTGAGATCGAACCGGTGCGCATCACGCCCGAAGCCCGCCTGTACGACGACCTCGACATCGACAGCATCGATGCCGTGGACCTGATCGTGCAGCTCAAGCCGCTGCTCGGCCGTAACCTGCAGCCGGAAGCCTTCAAGTCGGTGCGTACCGTGCAGGACATCGTTGATGTGGTGCACGGGCTGATGCCCGGACAAGCGGCCGCCTGA
- a CDS encoding lysophospholipid acyltransferase family protein, producing MAEPLAARLNHAWRVVGTGISFAAFGIGGLLLGGLLFPLLFLIRHHQRRRALARRLVQFSFASHVNLMRWLGVMTYEIHGHERLKRDGLLILANHPTLIDVVLLISQLPNADCVVKHAVACNPFMRGPVRAAGYVANSDGAGLVDDCIAAVRRGGNLVIFPEGTRTVPGQPLKLQRGAANIAVRGQLDITPVRITCTPPTLTKGQKWYRVPSRRFHVQLEVGEDISIAPFLTEAGDSSRGDALAARRVTDHLAHYFDFAGETSRAGT from the coding sequence ATGGCTGAGCCGTTGGCTGCCCGCCTCAACCACGCCTGGCGCGTGGTCGGCACCGGTATCAGCTTCGCCGCCTTCGGGATCGGCGGGCTGCTGCTGGGCGGCCTGCTGTTCCCGCTGCTGTTCCTGATCCGCCACCACCAGCGCCGGCGCGCCCTGGCCCGACGGCTGGTGCAGTTCAGCTTTGCCAGTCACGTCAACCTGATGCGCTGGCTGGGCGTGATGACCTATGAAATTCACGGACATGAACGTCTTAAGCGTGACGGCCTGCTGATCCTGGCCAACCACCCCACGCTGATTGATGTGGTGCTGCTGATCTCGCAGCTGCCCAATGCTGACTGCGTGGTCAAACACGCGGTCGCCTGCAACCCGTTCATGCGCGGCCCGGTCCGTGCCGCCGGCTATGTGGCCAACAGCGACGGGGCGGGGCTGGTCGATGACTGCATCGCGGCGGTGCGCCGGGGCGGCAACCTGGTGATCTTCCCGGAGGGCACCCGGACCGTGCCGGGCCAGCCGCTGAAGCTGCAGAGGGGGGCGGCCAACATCGCCGTGCGGGGTCAGCTGGACATCACCCCGGTGCGGATTACCTGTACCCCGCCTACACTGACCAAGGGCCAGAAATGGTATCGTGTGCCATCACGTCGTTTTCACGTTCAGCTGGAAGTCGGGGAAGATATTTCGATCGCTCCCTTCCTGACCGAGGCCGGCGATTCGTCCAGGGGGGATGCCTTGGCGGCCCGGCGCGTGACCGATCACCTTGCCCATTACTTTGACTTCGCTGGAGAAACAAGCCGTGCAGGCACTTGA